AGACTGAACGTGCCCCCAACATGGATGGAGGCATTCACAAATCCACAGACGTAGGAGCCTATGGCCAGACGGGCACACACACTTGTCTTCATGGTGATGGTGTAATGTAGGGGTTCACACACTGCAGCGTGGCGATCATAGGCCATTGAAGCTAAGAGGAAATTTTCCACACTGGCAAAGGCTGCGAAAAAGAATATCTGAGTAGCACAGGCATTGTATGAGATGACCTTGTCTGCTCTAAGAAACCCAGCCATCACTTTCGGTGTGACAGCTGAGGAGTAGCCAAAGTCCACCAAAGACAGATTAATGATGAAAAAGTACATTGGGGTGTGGAGATAGGAGTCCAACAGGATCAGTGTGATCATCCCCAGGTTTCCAAAAACACTGATGAGGTAAATGAGGGTGAACACAATAAAGAGGGGGATCTGAAGTTCTGGAGCATTGGTTAGATCCACCAGGATGAAGTCCGTCACCTCTGTACCATTCTCCATGGGAATTTTCTAAATTCTCTGTAGTAATGAGAAAGCAAAGAGCATCTGGTAAACAGCAAAGAGTTTGCCCTGGAATTATATAAACACCCTGTTATTTTATCACTTTATGATGGCAATAAATTATTCTTCTTGATTCTCTGATCTGAAGCATAgttttggtcttccctggtggtctagtggttaagaagctgcctgcTGATGGAGGGGGCATGGGTTGGATTCCTCATCCAGGAgagtcccacatgctgtggagcaaccaagcccatgcaccacaactgttgaaacccacacactctagagcccaagctccacaACAAGGGAAATCGTGGGAATGAAAAGCCCGTGCACCACCACCAGAAAGtaccccactcaccacaactatagaaagcccgtgagcagcaacaaagacgcaAAACAGtcaaaaaaagtggggaaaaaataaagcatagaGTGGAATAAAAAACTTAGCAAATGAATTATCTAACAGTTacatgctgttgaagctgaaagatCCACGCAGATTATATTGTTAATTTCCCACTTGTGCAAATGAACAAACTGAGGTGCAGAAAGAGATTATTATTTGTCCTATACCAcacaatactttgaccacctggtgtgaagaaggtcatttggaaagaccctgatgctgggaaagattgaaggcgggaggagaagtggatgacagaggatgaggtggttggatggaatcacagactcaatggacatgagtttgagtaaactcaaggagttggtgatggacaaggaagcctggcatgctgcagtccatggggttggacacaaatgagcgactgaactgaactgaactgactgatcacaCATTTGCTATAAACACATCTTCCAAATCAAATCACTTGAATCTATCAACAGGTTACATTTATACAGAGCTCACTCCAAGTACACATTTAAGTTTAACATGCTTAAATATGCTTAATCCTCTCAACAAACCTACAAAAGGTTAAGTGTTTTGAGTAAGTTTATCTGAGTATCAACTGACAGAGTCAAGCTTTGGACCCATGCAGAGTGATTTCTGGGACACATGCTCCTAACTgaaatttaattgaatttattttaaactaaagCTTATATTTATTCATTGCATATTGTAGAGGCATACATAGCCAAAGGAGAAATTCTTAAAAGAAAGTGTGCCATGGAGTGTTGAGCTTGGGTTCTGAAAAGAGGTACATATGTGTTCAAAAGCAGCCTTATAATATAAAACCTAGGAGACATTGTTCATGAAATAACATCTTTGAGCCTCATTGTCTCTATAAAATGATATGGTAATTAGATCCTTGGAAAACAATTATTATAACAgttaaatgaggtaatatattttttaaaagcacaactAGAGTgttgctatgaaagtgaaagaaagtgaaaatgaaagtcactcagttctgtctgattctttgcaaccccatggtccatggaattctccaggccagagtagtGCAATgggtagtcaacaaaagagtctgaaatgcagtacttggatgcaatctcaaaaatgacagaatgatctctgtttgtttccaaggcaaaccattcaatgtcacagtaatccaagtctatgctccaaccagtaatgctgaagaagctgaagctgaacggttctattaagacctacaagatcttctagaactaacactcaaaaagatgtccttttcattatatgggactggaatgcaaaagtaggatgtcaagagatacctggggtaacagacgaatttggccttggaatacagaatgaagcagggcaaaggctaatggagttttgccaagagaacaccctggtcatagcaaacactctcttccaacaacgcaagagacgactctacacatggacatcaccagatggtcaatactgagatcagattgattatatcctttgcagccaaagatggagaagctctatacagtcagcaaaaacaagactgggagctgactgtggctcagaccatgaactccttattgccaaattcagacttaaattgaagaaagcagggaaaaccactagaccattcaggtatgacctaaatcaaatcccttataatcaagtggaagtgagaaatagattcaagggattagatctgatagacagagtgcctgaagaactatggatggaggttcatgacattgtacaggaggcagtgatcaagaccacccccaagaagaagaagtgcaaaaaagcaaaatggctgtctgaggaggcctcacaaatagccgagaaaagaacagaagctaaaggcaaaggaaagatatatccattttaatgcagagttccaaagaataccaaggagagataagaaagccttcctaagtgatcaatgtacagaaatagaggaaagcaatagaatgggaaagactagagatctcttcaagaaaattagagataccaagggaacatttcatgcaaagatgggctcgataaaggacagaaattgtatggaactaacagaagcagaaggtattaagaagaggtgccaagaatacacagaagaactgtacaaaaatgatcttcatgacccagataaccatgatggtgtgatcactcatctagagccagacatcctggactgtgaagtcaagtgggccttaggaagcatcactatgaacaaagctagtggaagtgatggaattctagttgagctatttaaaatcctaaaagatgatgctgtgaaagtgctgcactcaatatgccagcaaattgggaaaactcagcagtggccacaggactggaaaaggtcagttttcaatccaatcccaagaaaggcaatgccaaagaatattcaagctactgcacagttgcactcatctcacatgctagtaaagtaatgctcaaaattctccaagccaggcttcaacagtatgtgaaccatgaacttccagatgttcaaactgtattagaaaagacagaggaaccagagatcaaattgccaacattcgctggatcat
This sequence is a window from Bubalus kerabau isolate K-KA32 ecotype Philippines breed swamp buffalo chromosome 15, PCC_UOA_SB_1v2, whole genome shotgun sequence. Protein-coding genes within it:
- the LOC129628597 gene encoding olfactory receptor 5B2-like, encoding MENGTEVTDFILVDLTNAPELQIPLFIVFTLIYLISVFGNLGMITLILLDSYLHTPMYFFIINLSLVDFGYSSAVTPKVMAGFLRADKVISYNACATQIFFFAAFASVENFLLASMAYDRHAAVCEPLHYTITMKTSVCARLAIGSYVCGFVNASIHVGGTFSLSLCKSKVVHHFFCDIPAVMALSCSDKHITEVVLVLISSFNVFFALLVIFISYLLIFITVLKMHSAKGYQKALSTCASHLSAVSIFYGTIIFMYLQPSSNHSMDTDKVASVFYAMVIPMLNPIVYSLRNKEVKSAFKKVWGKAKFSLGF